Proteins co-encoded in one Ignavibacteria bacterium genomic window:
- a CDS encoding glycosyltransferase family 9 protein → MFSSSGKDILIISFNNIGDTILSLHALKRLSEEEVSVQITVLTYSKFSFLFNKELPGIKFVYVDSTEFLQGGKIPSMSVIKKARATKCGVVINFSENPQSVLTMLLSGGRRFHGISREAYSTAFDSFKSMRKEPHLIDIYFDAVDSYKIIDRKPESWIFPLSTARGKEIILTPFAGWDEKMWGVKNMITLAIDLSESFEVNFVVEKGKLSEDIKSSLVDSHIRITELKSIDEYAPILKSTALLVANDTGPVHVAAWFGVPTVAIFGPTNPNFCKQPGDQHIAINRELNCSPVAFNYCEYGAGRTCPVRECLLRITVDEVKNVVISHYNKYS, encoded by the coding sequence ATGTTTTCATCTTCCGGTAAGGATATTCTCATAATTTCTTTTAATAACATAGGTGATACCATCCTTTCACTTCATGCCCTCAAAAGACTCTCAGAAGAGGAAGTGTCGGTTCAGATCACGGTTCTTACTTACAGTAAATTCAGTTTTTTGTTCAACAAGGAATTGCCGGGAATAAAATTTGTGTATGTTGACAGCACAGAGTTTCTTCAAGGTGGTAAAATTCCATCAATGTCTGTTATTAAAAAAGCCAGAGCAACCAAATGCGGAGTTGTAATTAATTTTTCAGAGAATCCACAGTCAGTATTAACAATGCTGCTTTCAGGTGGCAGGCGGTTCCACGGAATTTCCAGAGAGGCTTACAGCACCGCTTTCGACAGTTTTAAGTCCATGCGGAAAGAGCCTCATCTCATCGATATTTATTTTGATGCTGTTGACAGTTACAAAATAATTGATAGAAAACCTGAATCATGGATTTTTCCTTTGTCGACCGCAAGAGGAAAAGAAATAATCCTGACTCCATTTGCCGGCTGGGATGAAAAAATGTGGGGAGTGAAAAATATGATAACGCTTGCGATTGATCTGAGTGAATCGTTTGAGGTCAATTTTGTCGTGGAAAAAGGGAAACTGAGTGAAGATATTAAATCATCACTCGTAGATTCACACATCAGGATTACAGAGTTGAAGTCGATAGATGAATACGCCCCGATCTTGAAAAGCACTGCCTTGCTCGTTGCAAATGATACCGGGCCTGTTCATGTAGCAGCCTGGTTTGGTGTGCCTACAGTGGCAATTTTCGGACCGACAAATCCAAATTTCTGTAAACAGCCCGGAGATCAACACATCGCAATTAACAGAGAATTGAATTGTTCACCGGTTGCGTTTAACTATTGTGAATATGGTGCGGGAAGAACCTGTCCGGTAAGAGAGTGCCTCTTAAGAATTACTGTTGATGAGGTAAAAAATGTTGTAATTTCACATTACAATAAATACTCATAG
- a CDS encoding polysaccharide biosynthesis C-terminal domain-containing protein, translating to MVKDRIKHIFQGVGGAALIVVVAQVLSKGTGFFREILFAGKFGVGKDFEYFLIAYTIPAMLNSILFYQAQNYFIPIYNDLKSKDPEEANSFFVSTMLLFTGLVTLVAAGLYFASDGVISLFLETSSGSDHTAINQLFEMALLTVPLNAIISILSAYLIAEFKFKVTYLSQVWTNLSIIFTVFFFSAWLGTMAIIAGYIMGSMIQVTHLLFGSKNMFRGKFKFSLAISKNVSWLIFLNTLFVEVVGQIFFFIDRLFYTNTEPGGIASLNYSYIIYMLPVTIFTTALGSALLPDFAANVAKGDLKEANAKFTKAIEVILLVFIPASIIFIFAGGEIIGLLYQRGKFTGDSTLLTEGTLVYYAISLPLYAIFAVGLKYAYSLKGSTALVLISLAGLILKYILSLVLSENMHQNGLALSTSITYIVQSVMCLAFIFKRSGFRLNPELVKNAFFFLLYSSMILLVCYLLVSQFNLTTLILPLCFILAYPLILHITRNSVYEEIVSRFLKSR from the coding sequence TTGGTAAAAGATAGAATAAAACACATATTTCAAGGAGTTGGCGGAGCTGCTCTGATAGTAGTAGTGGCTCAAGTTCTTTCCAAGGGAACCGGTTTTTTCAGGGAAATTTTGTTTGCCGGGAAATTTGGGGTTGGCAAGGATTTCGAATATTTCCTTATAGCATACACCATTCCTGCGATGCTGAACAGTATTCTGTTTTATCAGGCTCAAAACTACTTCATCCCCATCTACAATGATCTCAAATCGAAAGACCCCGAAGAAGCAAATTCCTTTTTTGTTTCCACGATGCTTCTTTTCACGGGACTCGTAACCCTGGTGGCAGCGGGTCTTTACTTCGCCTCTGACGGAGTAATATCTCTTTTTCTCGAGACCTCGAGCGGATCCGACCACACCGCAATAAATCAACTTTTTGAAATGGCACTTCTAACCGTGCCTTTGAATGCCATAATCAGTATCTTGTCTGCGTATTTGATAGCAGAGTTCAAATTTAAGGTTACCTATCTTTCTCAGGTGTGGACAAATCTTTCAATAATTTTCACAGTTTTCTTCTTCTCTGCCTGGCTGGGAACCATGGCGATAATAGCCGGTTACATCATGGGCAGCATGATCCAGGTTACACATCTACTTTTTGGCAGTAAGAATATGTTCAGGGGGAAATTCAAATTCTCTCTTGCGATCTCAAAAAATGTTTCCTGGCTTATCTTCCTTAATACACTCTTTGTGGAAGTGGTGGGACAGATTTTCTTTTTCATAGACAGACTGTTTTATACAAACACTGAACCCGGCGGTATTGCCTCACTTAACTACTCGTATATCATATACATGCTTCCCGTTACCATCTTTACAACAGCACTTGGAAGTGCATTGTTACCCGATTTTGCTGCAAATGTTGCTAAAGGTGACTTGAAAGAGGCAAACGCAAAATTTACGAAGGCGATAGAGGTTATTCTTCTTGTGTTTATCCCTGCCTCAATCATTTTTATTTTTGCAGGTGGGGAAATTATTGGGTTACTCTATCAGCGGGGTAAATTTACAGGCGATTCCACTCTCCTGACAGAAGGGACTCTGGTTTACTATGCAATTAGCCTCCCTCTGTACGCAATATTTGCAGTCGGATTGAAATATGCATACAGTCTGAAGGGGAGTACTGCTCTCGTTTTAATTTCGCTCGCGGGTTTAATTCTTAAATACATCCTTTCACTAGTTCTAAGTGAAAATATGCATCAGAATGGACTCGCACTTTCAACTTCGATTACCTATATAGTTCAATCTGTAATGTGTCTCGCCTTCATCTTTAAAAGATCGGGCTTCAGATTAAATCCTGAATTAGTGAAAAACGCATTTTTCTTCCTGCTTTATTCATCGATGATATTGTTAGTTTGCTATTTACTGGTCAGTCAATTTAATTTGACCACTCTTATTCTTCCTTTATGTTTTATTTTAGCATATCCATTAATTTTACACATCACCCGAAACTCAGTTTATGAGGAAATCGTTTCCAGGTTCCTTAAATCTCGATAA